In one Lolium rigidum isolate FL_2022 chromosome 3, APGP_CSIRO_Lrig_0.1, whole genome shotgun sequence genomic region, the following are encoded:
- the LOC124701040 gene encoding zinc finger protein ZAT8-like — MGVGMKRAREEEPVSLALSLTTESTSSCTTSADSSGAAQKKRVRRGRVVATSGEGEFVCKTCSRAFASFQALGGHRTSHLRGRHGLELGVGVAKAIRDMKRSEDKQSHECHNCGLGFETGQALGGHMRRHREEMALTGVGADNNQWEWRSVTLPDQETLGHAADRPPVLLELFV, encoded by the coding sequence ATGGGAGTGGGGATGAAGCGCGCGAGAGAGGAGGAGCCGGTGTCGCTGGCGCTATCGCTCACCACGGAATCAACGTCGTCGTGCACGACGTCGGCAGACTCATCAGGTGCGGCACAGAAGAAGAGGGTGCGGCGGGGGCGGGTGGTGGCGACCTCTGGGGAGGGTGAGTTCGTCTGCAAGACGTGCAGCCGCGCCTTCGCGTCGTTCCAGGCGCTCGGCGGGCACCGGACCAGCCACCTCCGCGGCCGCCATGGGCTCGAGCTCGGCGTCGGCGTCGCAAAAGCCATCCGGGACATGAAGCGGAGCGAGGACAAGCAGTCGCATGAGTGCCACAACTGCGGGCTGGGCTTCGAGACGGGCCAGGCGCTCGGAGGCCACATGAGGCGGCACCGGGAGGAGATGGCGCTCACCGGCGTTGGTGCCGACAACAACCAGTGGGAGTGGCGGAGCGTCACGCTGCCAGATCAGGAAACGCTGGGGCACGCCGCCGACAGGCCGCCTGTCTTACTCGAGCTGTTCGTCTAG